From Senegalia massiliensis, a single genomic window includes:
- a CDS encoding bacteriohemerythrin — protein sequence MFKWKENFSCNIEEIDKQHQKLFQIGNDIYKLVTSKDDRDHYDEIMAIIRELEEYTVYHFNYEEELMSKYGYNELEEHKNQHTLFVDKIKEIQTEDIDLRQKKVAMDTLMFVADWIENHILKSDHKYNEFLNDKGVY from the coding sequence ATGTTTAAATGGAAAGAGAATTTTAGTTGTAATATAGAAGAAATAGATAAACAACATCAAAAATTATTTCAAATAGGAAATGATATATATAAACTGGTAACTTCTAAGGATGATAGAGATCATTATGATGAAATAATGGCTATAATTAGAGAATTAGAAGAATATACTGTTTATCATTTTAACTATGAAGAAGAACTTATGTCTAAATATGGATATAATGAATTAGAAGAGCATAAAAATCAACATACTTTATTTGTTGATAAAATAAAAGAAATACAAACTGAAGATATTGATTTAAGACAAAAAAAGGTTGCAATGGATACATTAATGTTTGTAGCTGATTGGATAGAAAATCATATATTAAAATCAGATCACAAATATAATGAATTTTTAAATGACAAAGGTGTATATTAA
- a CDS encoding phosphatidylglycerophosphatase A family protein, which translates to MKKKYDAEELYRLTVNNMEERGVNIKDIAELAMFLQKKYKKDLTLEYCIENVERVLRKREVMHAILTGLALDELAEKKQLPYPLQEIIETDEGLYGIDEIIPLSIVNIYGTIGLTNYGYLDKEKVGIIKELDNKEKHSERVHTFMDDLVSAVAAAAASRIAHSTE; encoded by the coding sequence ATGAAGAAAAAGTACGATGCGGAAGAGCTATACAGATTAACTGTAAACAATATGGAAGAAAGAGGAGTTAATATAAAAGATATAGCAGAATTAGCTATGTTTCTACAAAAGAAATATAAAAAGGATTTAACTCTTGAATATTGTATAGAAAATGTTGAAAGAGTATTACGCAAAAGAGAAGTTATGCATGCAATACTTACAGGATTAGCATTAGATGAGTTAGCAGAAAAGAAGCAACTACCATATCCACTTCAAGAAATTATAGAGACTGATGAAGGACTATATGGAATAGATGAAATAATACCTTTATCTATAGTAAATATATATGGAACTATTGGATTAACAAATTATGGATATTTAGACAAAGAAAAAGTAGGTATTATAAAAGAACTAGATAATAAAGAAAAACATAGTGAAAGAGTTCATACATTTATGGATGATTTAGTTTCAGCTGTTGCTGCAGCTGCAGCAAGTAGAATAGCTCATTCAACTGAATAA
- a CDS encoding ABC transporter substrate-binding protein — MKKYTYVGVALLIFSLILSGCSNGSSTQDDKTKEKENDTRVVSTTMGDVEIPSDPKRVVIDYFMGDALALDVKPVGTTYIYEGAYFEEELKGIPSINGDDSYGEYSMEKIASLEPDLIITAFQTDYDKLSKIAPTIFVDYTNITTEQRLNLIGKALGKEDKVEAVLEDFNNTVEESKSTLEEAGILNKTISLFETSQKQVFVYGNKQGRGGEVLYDLLGMKGPEKVEEEIINGEQWRSISFEVLDQYSGDYIMIGGWEEDPIETVGNNPVWKNTKAVKNENVIEYNSKAFIYQDIFSTKAQLNEIVNGLIEKSK; from the coding sequence ATGAAGAAATATACATATGTAGGGGTAGCTTTGTTAATTTTTAGTTTAATTTTATCAGGATGTTCAAATGGAAGTTCTACTCAAGATGATAAAACTAAAGAGAAAGAAAATGATACAAGAGTTGTATCAACAACTATGGGAGATGTAGAAATACCTTCAGATCCTAAGAGAGTAGTAATTGATTATTTTATGGGGGATGCTCTAGCATTAGATGTAAAGCCAGTAGGGACAACTTATATTTATGAAGGTGCATACTTTGAAGAAGAGTTAAAAGGAATCCCTTCAATTAATGGTGACGATTCTTACGGTGAATATTCAATGGAGAAAATAGCTAGTTTAGAACCAGATTTAATTATTACAGCTTTTCAAACTGACTATGACAAACTTTCTAAAATTGCACCAACCATATTTGTAGATTATACAAATATTACTACAGAACAAAGACTTAATTTGATTGGTAAAGCATTAGGTAAAGAGGATAAAGTAGAAGCTGTTTTAGAAGATTTCAATAATACAGTAGAAGAATCTAAATCAACATTAGAAGAAGCAGGAATATTAAATAAAACTATATCTCTTTTTGAAACAAGTCAAAAACAAGTTTTTGTATATGGAAATAAACAAGGTCGTGGAGGAGAAGTACTGTATGATCTTTTAGGAATGAAAGGACCTGAAAAAGTTGAAGAAGAAATAATTAATGGTGAACAGTGGCGTTCAATTTCTTTTGAAGTGCTAGATCAATATTCAGGAGATTATATTATGATTGGTGGATGGGAAGAAGATCCTATAGAAACTGTAGGAAATAATCCGGTTTGGAAAAATACCAAAGCTGTAAAAAATGAAAATGTAATAGAATATAATTCTAAAGCTTTTATATATCAAGATATTTTTTCAACTAAAGCACAACTTAATGAAATTGTAAATGGACTTATA